A genomic window from Thioalkalivibrio sp. ALJ12 includes:
- the ntrC gene encoding nitrogen regulation protein NR(I), which translates to MDPIVWIIDDDDSIRWVLDRALQRAGINVRGFETADAAWAALETDEAPDTVVADIRMPGLNGLDFLARMQTRPDPPPVIIMTAFSDLESAVGAYQTGAFEYLPKPFDVDEAVALVQRALEARATAQQNAEGGARIEDTPIIGEAPAMQEMFRAIGRLSRSNITVLINGESGTGKELVARALHQHSPRADQPLIALNTAAIPKDLLESELFGHERGAFTGASQSRKGRFEQADGGTLFLDEIGDMPFDLQTRLLRVLADGTFYRVGGHTPIRVDVRIIAATHQDLEERVRAGLFREDLFHRLNVIRIHVPSLRERPEDIPLLVQHFMAEVACELGVEAKTMRPEVVRELQRLPWPGNVRQLENTCRWLTVMASGREVHLDDLPAELHQDAPPMETHGGLSDAQMATPRDWTSELAQVARQHWQQGERDLLGRVLPQLERTVIREALNVTGGHRQQAAALLGWGRNTLTRKIQELGIDDE; encoded by the coding sequence ATGGACCCCATCGTCTGGATCATTGACGACGACGACTCGATCCGCTGGGTGCTGGATCGCGCCCTGCAGCGCGCCGGTATCAATGTGCGCGGGTTCGAGACGGCCGACGCGGCCTGGGCTGCGCTGGAGACTGACGAGGCCCCGGATACGGTGGTGGCCGACATCCGCATGCCGGGGCTGAACGGCCTCGATTTTCTCGCCCGTATGCAGACCCGCCCGGATCCGCCACCGGTCATCATCATGACGGCGTTTTCGGATCTCGAGAGCGCGGTCGGCGCTTACCAGACCGGGGCTTTCGAGTATCTGCCCAAGCCGTTCGATGTCGACGAGGCCGTGGCCCTTGTTCAGCGTGCGCTGGAGGCGCGGGCGACTGCGCAGCAAAATGCCGAGGGTGGCGCCAGGATCGAGGACACCCCCATCATCGGCGAGGCGCCGGCGATGCAGGAGATGTTCCGCGCGATCGGGCGTCTGTCGCGCAGCAATATCACCGTACTGATCAACGGCGAGTCCGGCACTGGCAAGGAGCTGGTCGCGAGGGCCCTGCACCAGCACAGCCCGCGGGCCGATCAGCCATTGATCGCGTTGAACACCGCCGCGATCCCGAAAGACCTGCTGGAGAGCGAGCTGTTCGGTCATGAGCGTGGCGCCTTTACCGGCGCCAGCCAGAGCCGCAAGGGCCGCTTTGAGCAGGCCGATGGCGGCACACTGTTCCTCGACGAGATCGGCGACATGCCGTTCGACCTGCAGACGCGTTTGCTGCGGGTGCTGGCGGACGGAACCTTCTATCGCGTCGGTGGGCATACCCCGATCCGGGTGGATGTGCGCATCATCGCCGCCACCCACCAGGACCTCGAGGAGCGCGTGCGCGCCGGGCTGTTCCGCGAGGATCTGTTCCATCGCCTGAACGTGATCCGTATCCATGTGCCGTCGTTGCGCGAGCGCCCGGAGGACATCCCGCTGCTGGTGCAGCACTTCATGGCCGAGGTGGCGTGCGAACTGGGGGTCGAGGCGAAGACCATGCGGCCGGAGGTGGTGCGCGAGCTGCAGCGTCTGCCCTGGCCGGGTAATGTTCGCCAGCTGGAGAACACCTGTCGCTGGCTGACGGTCATGGCCTCGGGACGTGAGGTGCACCTGGACGACCTTCCGGCCGAGCTGCATCAGGATGCGCCGCCCATGGAGACCCACGGAGGCCTGTCGGACGCGCAGATGGCCACGCCGCGTGACTGGACCAGCGAGCTGGCCCAGGTCGCTCGGCAGCACTGGCAACAGGGCGAGCGCGACCTGCTCGGCCGGGTTCTGCCACAACTGGAGCGTACGGTGATTCGCGAGGCGCTGAATGTGACCGGTGGGCATCGCCAGCAGGCCGCTGCCCTGCTGGGCTGGGGCCGCAACACCCTGACTCGCAAGATTCAGGAGCTGGGCATCGACGACGAGTAG
- a CDS encoding dihydroorotate dehydrogenase translates to MSDSRTDPRLAVDFCGLHLNTPLVLLSGCVGFGEEYTRVAGFSNRDAGAICLKGTTGQARLGNPPHRVYETPDGMLNAIGLQNPGVDRVVDEILPALDFEETRFFANVSGSTIEEYVEVTRRFDDSPIDAIEINISCPNVKEGGVAFGNDPEMSARVVEACRSVTSKPLITKLSPNQTDIAENARRCIDAGTDGFAVINTLMGMAVDVENRRAVIGNNQGGLSGPAIKPIALLKVQQVYQVAAPHNVPIIGQGGVMNARDALEFLIAGASTVGVGTGLFYDPLCLPKILDGIRDYMDRHGIQQVSELTGSLQLNSAISACAAPAPEDPTT, encoded by the coding sequence ATGAGTGATTCGCGCACCGATCCGCGGCTGGCCGTTGATTTCTGCGGGCTGCATTTGAACACGCCGCTGGTGCTGCTGTCCGGCTGTGTCGGCTTTGGCGAGGAATACACCCGGGTCGCCGGGTTCTCCAACCGCGACGCGGGTGCGATCTGCCTGAAGGGCACGACCGGCCAGGCGCGACTGGGCAACCCGCCGCACCGCGTCTACGAGACGCCCGACGGCATGCTGAATGCGATCGGCCTGCAGAATCCGGGCGTGGACCGGGTGGTGGACGAGATCCTGCCCGCACTGGATTTCGAGGAGACGCGCTTTTTCGCCAACGTCTCGGGCTCCACGATCGAGGAGTACGTCGAGGTCACCCGGCGTTTCGACGACTCGCCGATCGATGCCATCGAGATCAATATCTCCTGCCCCAACGTGAAAGAAGGCGGCGTGGCGTTCGGCAACGACCCGGAGATGTCGGCGCGCGTGGTCGAGGCCTGCCGCTCCGTGACCTCCAAGCCGTTGATCACCAAGCTGTCGCCCAACCAGACCGACATCGCCGAGAATGCCCGCCGCTGCATCGATGCCGGGACCGACGGGTTTGCCGTGATCAACACCCTGATGGGGATGGCCGTCGACGTGGAAAACCGCCGCGCGGTGATCGGCAACAACCAGGGCGGACTCTCCGGCCCGGCGATCAAGCCGATCGCGCTGCTGAAAGTACAGCAGGTCTATCAGGTGGCCGCACCGCATAATGTCCCGATCATCGGCCAGGGCGGCGTGATGAATGCGCGCGACGCGCTGGAATTCCTGATCGCGGGCGCCAGCACCGTGGGCGTGGGTACCGGGCTGTTCTACGATCCGCTGTGCCTGCCGAAGATCCTGGACGGCATCCGCGACTACATGGATCGCCACGGCATCCAGCAGGTCAGCGAGCTGACCGGGAGCCTGCAGCTCAACAGCGCGATCTCCGCCTGCGCCGCCCCGGCCCCGGAAGACCCCACGACCTGA
- a CDS encoding tRNA (cytidine(34)-2'-O)-methyltransferase translates to MLHIVLYEPEIPPNTGNIIRLAANTGAALHLIHPLGFELDSARARRAGLDYHELARVQEYDSLERWRESIRPQREFALTTRGQARYDQAGFQSGDALLFGPETRGLPQAVLDALPPEQRLRLPMQPDSRSLNLSNAVAVVVYEAWRQLGFPGGV, encoded by the coding sequence ATGCTTCACATCGTCCTTTATGAACCGGAAATCCCGCCGAACACGGGCAATATTATTCGTCTGGCGGCCAACACCGGGGCGGCGTTGCACCTGATCCATCCGCTCGGCTTCGAGCTGGATAGCGCCCGGGCGCGCCGCGCCGGGCTCGACTATCACGAGCTGGCCCGGGTGCAAGAGTATGACAGCCTCGAACGGTGGCGGGAATCGATCCGGCCGCAGCGCGAGTTCGCCCTGACCACGCGCGGGCAGGCCCGTTACGACCAGGCCGGGTTCCAGTCCGGTGATGCCCTGTTGTTTGGGCCGGAGACCCGCGGACTGCCCCAAGCGGTACTCGACGCACTGCCTCCCGAACAGCGATTGCGTCTGCCCATGCAGCCCGATAGCCGCAGCCTGAACCTCTCCAACGCGGTGGCCGTGGTCGTCTACGAGGCCTGGCGCCAACTCGGTTTTCCGGGCGGGGTCTAG
- a CDS encoding dienelactone hydrolase family protein, translated as MVSAFRSFCLLAATSLLVSPLAADEPTGSDNWWWDDDWWEDGVLYSDLENHEVEIERFEYERDGVDIPALVARPADGEAYPAILWAHGRRGLDDLAILHVKRLAARGFVVMAPDMYTGRFMESHPLDHDYELEGDLNKGLDVLLERDDIVGDRACLVSITRGGYKTLKVAVTFERQVEDVACWAGYYPHLQDPNLGEPHQVYRYANEVNQLEIPMMILIGDEEQYQRHRTAKMAADGLESRGGDVTWIEYPGVGRGFDFRNGSNRTFADDLASRDAMIRVTRFVNQHLRD; from the coding sequence ATGGTTTCTGCTTTTCGATCGTTCTGCCTGCTGGCCGCCACCAGCCTCCTCGTCTCGCCGCTCGCCGCGGATGAACCCACCGGTTCTGACAACTGGTGGTGGGATGACGACTGGTGGGAAGACGGCGTGCTGTATTCCGATCTCGAGAATCACGAGGTCGAGATCGAGCGATTCGAGTATGAGCGCGACGGCGTGGACATCCCGGCGCTGGTGGCGCGCCCCGCCGATGGCGAGGCCTATCCCGCGATCCTCTGGGCCCATGGCCGGCGCGGGCTGGACGATCTGGCGATCCTGCATGTGAAGCGCCTGGCCGCGCGCGGCTTCGTGGTGATGGCGCCGGACATGTACACCGGCCGTTTCATGGAAAGCCATCCGCTGGATCATGACTACGAGCTGGAGGGCGACCTGAACAAGGGATTGGATGTCCTGCTCGAGCGTGACGACATCGTCGGTGACCGGGCCTGCCTGGTCTCCATCACGCGCGGGGGCTACAAGACGCTTAAGGTGGCCGTGACCTTTGAGCGGCAGGTCGAGGATGTTGCCTGCTGGGCCGGCTACTACCCGCACCTGCAGGACCCGAACCTCGGCGAGCCGCACCAGGTGTATCGCTACGCCAACGAGGTCAATCAGCTCGAGATCCCGATGATGATCCTGATCGGCGACGAAGAGCAGTATCAGCGCCACCGGACCGCGAAGATGGCCGCGGACGGTCTGGAAAGCCGCGGCGGTGATGTGACCTGGATCGAATATCCAGGCGTTGGCCGCGGCTTCGATTTTCGCAATGGCAGCAACCGCACCTTCGCCGACGATCTCGCCTCTCGTGACGCGATGATCCGGGTCACCCGCTTTGTGAACCAGCATCTGCGCGACTGA
- a CDS encoding 6-phosphofructokinase: MAKVLIAQGGGPTAVINQSMVGAVLEARKFTDVELVYGAFHGVRGIIDEEFLDLTQETTHNLEMVARTPSSALGSTRDKPDLDYCKEIFKVLKAHEITYFFYIGGNDSSDTVRIVSEEARKANYPMRCVHIPKTIDNDLVENDHTPGFPSAARFVAQAFVGANLDNYALPGIYLAVVMGRHAGFLTAASALGKKFPDDGPHLIYVPERVFEVDRFLSDVKATMDRYGRCVIAVSEGIHDADGEPIATKLAKDVEKDAHGNVQLSGTGALADMLCGEIRDKLGVKRVRGDTFGYLQRAFIGCVSDVDQREAREVGEKAVQFAMWQGRDGSVAIKRTGFYSVDYEYVPLEAVAGKTKVMPDEFIDASGTDVTDAFRMYLRPLLGSGMPDAYRLRQNKVTKVLGR; this comes from the coding sequence ATGGCCAAGGTTCTGATCGCCCAGGGTGGAGGCCCGACGGCGGTAATCAATCAATCCATGGTGGGCGCAGTCCTGGAAGCCCGGAAATTTACCGACGTCGAGCTGGTATACGGGGCCTTCCACGGGGTCCGCGGGATCATCGACGAGGAGTTCCTGGACCTGACCCAGGAGACCACCCACAATCTGGAGATGGTCGCGCGGACGCCCTCCTCGGCGCTGGGCTCTACGCGTGACAAGCCGGATCTCGACTACTGCAAGGAGATCTTCAAGGTCCTGAAGGCCCACGAGATCACCTACTTCTTCTATATCGGTGGCAACGACTCCTCCGACACGGTGCGTATCGTCAGCGAGGAGGCGCGCAAGGCCAACTATCCGATGCGTTGCGTGCATATCCCGAAGACGATCGACAACGACCTGGTGGAGAACGACCATACGCCGGGCTTCCCGTCCGCAGCGCGTTTCGTGGCCCAGGCCTTCGTCGGCGCCAACCTCGACAACTATGCCCTGCCGGGAATCTATCTGGCGGTGGTCATGGGCCGCCATGCCGGGTTCCTGACCGCGGCCTCCGCCCTCGGGAAGAAATTCCCGGACGACGGGCCCCACCTGATCTACGTGCCCGAACGCGTATTCGAAGTCGACCGCTTCCTGTCGGACGTCAAGGCGACCATGGACCGTTACGGGCGCTGCGTGATCGCGGTCAGCGAGGGGATCCATGACGCGGACGGTGAGCCGATCGCGACCAAGCTCGCCAAGGACGTGGAGAAGGATGCCCACGGTAATGTTCAGCTCTCGGGCACCGGCGCCCTGGCCGACATGCTCTGTGGCGAGATCCGGGACAAGCTGGGGGTCAAGCGCGTACGCGGCGACACCTTCGGCTATCTGCAGCGTGCCTTTATTGGCTGTGTCTCGGACGTCGACCAGCGCGAGGCCCGGGAAGTGGGCGAGAAGGCCGTGCAGTTTGCGATGTGGCAGGGCCGCGACGGCTCGGTCGCGATCAAGCGTACCGGCTTTTATTCGGTGGACTACGAGTACGTGCCGCTGGAGGCCGTCGCTGGCAAGACCAAGGTCATGCCGGACGAGTTCATCGATGCCTCGGGCACCGACGTCACCGACGCCTTCCGGATGTATCTGCGTCCGCTGCTGGGCTCGGGCATGCCGGATGCCTACCGCCTGCGTCAGAACAAGGTGACCAAGGTGCTCGGTCGCTAA
- the adk gene encoding adenylate kinase yields MRLILLGAPGAGKGTQAQYICEKYNIPQISTGDMLRAAVKAGTPLGLKAKEVMDAGGLVSDDIILGLVKERVEQPDCCDTGFLFDGFPRTIPQAEALKEQNVPLDFVVEVDVPDEEVIRRMSGRRVHPGSGRTYHVEFNPPKVEGKDDVTGEDLIQREDDNEETVRKRLEAYHSQTRPLVDFYSKWADSGEPDAPQYVHIKGTGSVEDIRDQIFKALG; encoded by the coding sequence ATGCGACTGATTCTGTTGGGGGCGCCTGGCGCCGGCAAGGGCACCCAGGCCCAGTACATCTGCGAGAAGTACAACATCCCGCAGATCTCCACCGGCGATATGCTGCGTGCAGCCGTCAAGGCAGGCACCCCACTGGGTCTGAAGGCCAAAGAGGTCATGGATGCTGGCGGCCTGGTCTCCGACGACATCATCCTGGGCCTGGTGAAGGAACGCGTGGAGCAGCCCGATTGCTGCGACACCGGCTTCCTGTTCGATGGCTTCCCGCGCACCATCCCGCAGGCCGAGGCCCTGAAGGAGCAGAACGTGCCGCTCGACTTTGTCGTGGAGGTGGATGTCCCCGACGAAGAGGTGATCCGCCGCATGAGCGGACGGCGGGTACATCCGGGCTCCGGCCGCACCTATCACGTCGAATTCAATCCGCCGAAGGTCGAAGGCAAGGACGACGTCACCGGCGAGGACCTGATCCAGCGCGAAGACGACAACGAAGAAACGGTGCGCAAGCGCCTCGAGGCCTACCACAGCCAGACGCGCCCGCTGGTGGACTTCTACTCGAAGTGGGCGGACAGCGGCGAGCCCGACGCGCCGCAATACGTCCACATCAAGGGAACCGGATCGGTGGAAGACATCCGCGACCAGATCTTCAAGGCCCTGGGCTAA
- a CDS encoding DmsC/YnfH family molybdoenzyme membrane anchor subunit — MHPAFSVIFLTTLIGAGQGLFLGLFGAEALSLLGVLPPPGSDFLALGSALALAFLVLGLIASFFHLGRPERAWRTATKWRTSWLSREVIVLPAFMGVVFLYGAAHAFGFNPALGTLAGDVPVLLTVVLGAIGALLAIVLYVTTAMIYACIKFLQEWHSPLTVVNYTVLGAANGFTLAAAYAAWAGVPLVAFLATVAIVLTLLGLGTRSASLVRNSRIKSKSTLQTAIGVKHPKIQQKSQGFMGGSFNTREFFHHMSAAFLRGMKWIFLLGAFVVPAILLLVVLVARIDPANLLIAAFVIQYLGMVAERWFFFAQANHPQNIYYQSVA; from the coding sequence ATGCATCCAGCCTTCTCGGTCATTTTCCTCACCACCCTGATCGGCGCCGGCCAGGGCCTGTTTCTCGGCCTGTTCGGTGCCGAGGCACTGAGCCTGCTGGGCGTGCTGCCGCCCCCGGGTTCGGACTTCCTGGCCCTGGGCTCCGCGCTCGCGCTGGCCTTCCTGGTGCTGGGGCTGATCGCCTCGTTCTTTCACCTGGGGCGGCCGGAACGCGCCTGGCGCACCGCCACCAAGTGGCGCACCTCTTGGCTCTCGCGCGAGGTGATCGTACTCCCGGCGTTCATGGGCGTCGTGTTCCTGTACGGCGCGGCCCATGCGTTCGGGTTCAACCCGGCCCTGGGTACGCTGGCCGGGGATGTCCCCGTCCTGCTGACCGTCGTGCTTGGCGCCATCGGGGCGCTGCTGGCCATCGTGCTGTATGTAACGACCGCGATGATCTACGCCTGCATCAAGTTCCTGCAGGAATGGCACTCCCCGCTGACCGTGGTCAACTACACCGTGCTGGGGGCCGCCAACGGCTTCACCCTGGCGGCCGCCTATGCGGCCTGGGCCGGTGTCCCGCTGGTCGCCTTCCTGGCGACGGTCGCGATCGTCCTGACGCTTCTGGGACTGGGTACCCGCAGCGCATCGCTGGTGCGCAACTCCCGTATCAAGTCGAAGTCCACGCTGCAGACCGCGATCGGGGTGAAGCACCCGAAGATCCAGCAGAAGTCCCAGGGCTTCATGGGCGGGTCATTCAATACGCGGGAATTCTTCCACCACATGTCGGCCGCGTTCCTGCGCGGGATGAAGTGGATCTTCCTGCTGGGTGCATTCGTGGTCCCGGCGATCCTGCTGCTGGTCGTGCTGGTCGCCCGCATCGACCCGGCCAACCTGCTGATCGCCGCGTTCGTGATCCAGTATCTGGGCATGGTCGCCGAGCGCTGGTTCTTCTTCGCCCAGGCCAACCACCCGCAGAACATCTACTACCAGTCGGTGGCCTGA
- a CDS encoding 4Fe-4S dicluster domain-containing protein, translating to MTQLALVIDLNVCVGCHACVTSCKEWNTSGDAGPLVDQNPYDADPTGTFFNRVQSFEVGEYPNTETVHFPKSCLHCEEPPCVPVCPTGASYKRESDGIVLVDYDKCIGCKYCSWACPYGVREVDAERKVMTKCTLCVDRIYNEELPEWDRKPACVRACPTNARLYGDIHDPESVVSKAIREAGGYQLMPEWGSKPANHYLPRRKTQLTIREDEVERADNPLKIDSQLPKPGQDEPSLDDVTSW from the coding sequence ATGACCCAACTCGCCCTCGTCATCGATCTCAACGTCTGCGTGGGTTGCCACGCCTGCGTGACCAGTTGCAAGGAATGGAACACCTCCGGCGATGCCGGCCCACTGGTCGACCAGAACCCCTACGACGCGGACCCCACCGGCACCTTCTTCAACCGGGTGCAAAGTTTCGAGGTGGGTGAATACCCGAACACCGAGACGGTGCACTTTCCAAAGTCCTGCCTGCACTGCGAAGAGCCGCCCTGCGTGCCGGTCTGCCCGACCGGGGCGTCCTACAAGCGCGAGTCGGACGGCATCGTGCTGGTCGATTACGACAAGTGCATCGGCTGTAAGTACTGCTCCTGGGCCTGCCCCTATGGCGTGCGCGAGGTGGATGCCGAACGCAAGGTGATGACCAAGTGCACCCTGTGCGTGGACCGCATCTACAACGAGGAGCTGCCGGAATGGGATCGCAAGCCGGCCTGCGTGCGGGCCTGCCCGACCAATGCGCGGCTCTACGGCGATATCCATGACCCCGAGTCGGTCGTCTCGAAGGCCATCCGCGAGGCCGGTGGTTACCAGCTGATGCCGGAATGGGGGTCCAAGCCGGCCAACCACTACCTGCCGCGGCGCAAGACCCAGCTCACCATCCGCGAAGACGAGGTCGAACGCGCGGACAACCCGCTGAAGATCGACAGTCAGTTGCCGAAGCCCGGGCAGGACGAACCCTCGCTCGACGACGTCACCAGCTGGTAA
- a CDS encoding molybdopterin oxidoreductase family protein — MAQTPSHEIKNTTCYMCACRCGIRVHLRDGEVRYIDGNPEHPINEGVICAKGASGIMKQHSPARLTQPLRRKPGAERGDGEFEPISWEETFEILAERLGHIRETDPKRFALFTGRDQMQALTGLFAKQFGTPNYAAHGGFCSVNMAAGMIYTIGGSFWEFGGPDLERSKLFVMIGTAEDHHSNPLKVAISKFKRQGGRFISINPVRTGYSAIADEWVPIRPGTDGALLLALIHEIINKGLYDRDFLVRYSNAGQLVNMDEDQDEFGMFLRTEDPPEEGCYDAQNQLWWDRKTGRPVATHTPGADPYLLGEFTLDDGTRAKPSFQLLQDRVAEYTPEWAERVTGIAAKDIRRLAHEMGVTARDQRIELPIAWTDSWGVEHESVTGNPVSFHAMRGLAAHSNGFHTIRSLSILMSLLGTIDRPGGFRHKAPFPRPIPPCARTPKGPEGVQPGKPLDGMVLGWPASPDDLFVDDKGEPVRLDKAFSWEYPLAVHGMMHNAITNAWRGDPYPIDTLLIFMANMAWNSTMNTEEVRKMLNDKDDNGEYKIPFLVVADAFQSEMTAFADLVLPDTTYLERHDVMSMLDRPISEFTGPVDSVRIPVVPPKGECKPFQDVLIELGSRLKLPAFVNEKGDRKFRDYPDFVVNYETEPGSGIGFLAGWRGKGGEKSLRGEPNPNQWEMYAKNNCVFQYELPRSYQYMRNWNKGYLEWSQRNRITRYGEPVLIHLYSEVLMKFRAAAQGKGPTRKAPAHLAKRVETFFDPLPFYYDPLEHQSTDKHTYPLAAVTQRPMAMYHSWDSQNAWLRQIHAHNLLYVNARTARAAGIEDEDWIWAESPWGRVRCMAKYSEAVEPGTVWTWNAIGKAAGAWNLTPGANESRKGFLLNHLISEELPGQSGPISNSDPVTGQAAWYDVRVRIYKAEEGEPQETSPQFKPLKPYPGQSTRARVLNFFAGIGGKK; from the coding sequence ATGGCACAGACCCCGTCGCACGAAATCAAGAACACCACCTGTTACATGTGCGCCTGCCGCTGCGGCATCCGGGTGCACCTGCGCGACGGGGAGGTACGGTACATCGACGGCAACCCCGAGCACCCGATCAACGAGGGCGTGATCTGCGCCAAGGGCGCCTCCGGGATCATGAAACAGCACTCCCCGGCGCGGCTGACCCAGCCCCTGCGGCGCAAGCCCGGCGCCGAGCGGGGCGACGGCGAGTTCGAGCCGATCTCCTGGGAGGAGACCTTCGAGATCCTCGCCGAGCGCCTCGGGCACATCCGCGAGACCGACCCGAAGCGCTTCGCGCTGTTCACCGGGCGTGACCAGATGCAGGCCCTGACCGGGCTGTTCGCCAAGCAGTTCGGCACCCCCAACTACGCCGCGCACGGCGGTTTCTGCTCGGTGAACATGGCCGCCGGCATGATCTACACGATCGGCGGCTCGTTCTGGGAGTTCGGTGGTCCCGACCTGGAACGCTCGAAGCTGTTCGTGATGATCGGCACCGCGGAGGACCACCACTCCAACCCGCTGAAGGTGGCGATCTCCAAGTTCAAGCGCCAGGGCGGGCGCTTTATCTCCATCAATCCGGTGCGCACCGGCTACTCCGCGATCGCCGACGAATGGGTCCCGATCCGTCCGGGGACCGATGGCGCCCTGCTGCTGGCCCTGATCCACGAGATCATCAACAAGGGCCTGTACGACCGCGACTTCCTGGTCCGCTACAGCAATGCCGGCCAGCTGGTGAACATGGACGAGGACCAGGACGAGTTCGGCATGTTCCTGCGCACCGAGGATCCGCCGGAAGAAGGCTGCTACGACGCGCAGAACCAGCTCTGGTGGGATCGCAAGACCGGGCGCCCGGTCGCCACCCACACCCCGGGCGCCGACCCCTACCTGCTCGGAGAATTCACACTCGACGACGGGACACGGGCGAAGCCCTCGTTCCAGCTGCTGCAGGACCGGGTCGCGGAGTACACCCCGGAATGGGCCGAGCGCGTCACCGGCATAGCGGCCAAGGATATCCGCCGCCTGGCCCACGAGATGGGCGTGACCGCGCGCGATCAGCGCATCGAGCTGCCGATCGCCTGGACCGATTCCTGGGGTGTGGAGCACGAGTCGGTGACCGGCAACCCGGTCTCCTTCCATGCGATGCGCGGGCTGGCCGCACACTCGAACGGCTTCCACACCATCCGTTCGCTGTCGATCCTGATGTCGCTGCTGGGCACGATCGATCGCCCCGGTGGCTTCCGCCACAAGGCCCCGTTCCCGCGTCCGATCCCGCCTTGCGCCCGCACGCCGAAGGGGCCGGAGGGCGTTCAGCCCGGCAAGCCGCTGGACGGCATGGTGCTCGGCTGGCCGGCCAGCCCGGACGACCTGTTCGTGGACGACAAGGGCGAGCCGGTGAGACTCGACAAGGCCTTCTCCTGGGAGTACCCGCTGGCCGTGCACGGCATGATGCACAACGCGATCACCAATGCCTGGCGCGGCGACCCCTACCCGATCGACACCCTGCTGATCTTCATGGCCAACATGGCGTGGAACTCGACCATGAACACGGAAGAGGTCCGCAAGATGTTGAACGACAAGGACGACAACGGGGAATACAAGATCCCGTTCCTGGTCGTGGCGGATGCCTTCCAGTCCGAGATGACCGCGTTTGCCGACCTGGTGCTGCCGGATACCACCTATCTGGAACGCCACGACGTAATGTCGATGCTGGATCGCCCGATCTCCGAGTTCACCGGCCCGGTGGACTCGGTGCGCATCCCGGTGGTGCCGCCCAAGGGCGAGTGCAAGCCCTTCCAGGATGTACTGATCGAGCTCGGGTCGCGCCTGAAGCTACCGGCCTTCGTGAACGAGAAGGGCGATCGCAAGTTCCGCGACTACCCGGACTTCGTGGTCAACTACGAGACCGAGCCGGGCTCCGGCATCGGTTTCCTGGCCGGCTGGCGCGGCAAGGGCGGCGAAAAGTCCCTGCGTGGCGAACCCAACCCCAACCAGTGGGAGATGTACGCGAAGAACAACTGCGTCTTCCAGTACGAACTGCCGCGCAGCTACCAGTACATGCGTAACTGGAACAAGGGCTATCTGGAGTGGTCGCAGCGCAACCGCATCACGCGCTATGGCGAGCCCGTGCTGATCCACCTCTACTCCGAGGTGCTGATGAAGTTCCGCGCCGCCGCCCAGGGCAAGGGGCCCACGCGCAAGGCGCCGGCGCACCTGGCCAAGCGCGTCGAGACCTTCTTCGACCCGCTGCCCTTCTACTATGACCCGCTGGAACACCAGTCCACGGACAAGCACACCTACCCGCTGGCGGCCGTCACCCAGCGGCCGATGGCGATGTACCACTCCTGGGACTCCCAGAACGCCTGGCTGCGCCAGATCCACGCCCACAACCTGCTGTACGTGAACGCGCGCACCGCGCGGGCCGCCGGCATCGAAGACGAGGACTGGATCTGGGCGGAAAGCCCCTGGGGCCGGGTGCGCTGCATGGCCAAGTACTCGGAGGCTGTCGAGCCCGGCACCGTCTGGACCTGGAATGCGATCGGCAAGGCCGCGGGGGCCTGGAACCTGACCCCGGGCGCCAACGAGTCACGCAAGGGCTTTCTGCTGAACCACCTGATCTCCGAGGAGCTGCCGGGGCAGAGCGGCCCGATCTCGAACTCCGATCCGGTGACTGGTCAGGCGGCCTGGTATGACGTCCGCGTACGAATCTACAAGGCCGAAGAAGGGGAGCCGCAGGAGACCTCTCCCCAGTTCAAGCCGCTCAAACCGTACCCCGGCCAGTCCACACGGGCACGTGTTTTGAACTTCTTTGCGGGCATAGGAGGCAAGAAATGA
- a CDS encoding metallophosphoesterase family protein: MKVCIVSDSHDRGPMLARAIEAGIVEGAEAVIHCGDVIGGNTLRASLKLGVPIHAVHGNNLGDPVAISRIAHQSNGLLHYYGLDATITLGGRRIFVTHYPHYAHAMACTGDYDLVCCGHSHETEIRQQPHVQDGSTWVVNPGTVAGLGAPEATWALGDLDRMSFEIRPTPEEAAAGIE, translated from the coding sequence ATGAAGGTATGCATTGTTTCCGACAGCCATGACCGCGGCCCGATGCTGGCCCGCGCGATCGAGGCCGGTATTGTCGAGGGCGCCGAGGCGGTCATCCACTGTGGCGACGTGATCGGCGGCAATACGCTGCGGGCCTCGCTGAAGCTGGGTGTGCCGATACACGCGGTGCATGGCAACAACCTGGGGGACCCGGTCGCGATCTCGCGCATCGCCCATCAGTCCAACGGCCTGCTGCACTACTACGGGCTGGATGCCACGATCACCCTGGGGGGGCGCCGCATCTTCGTCACGCACTACCCCCATTACGCCCATGCGATGGCATGCACGGGTGACTACGACCTGGTCTGCTGCGGCCACAGCCACGAGACCGAGATCCGTCAGCAGCCGCATGTGCAGGATGGCTCCACTTGGGTCGTGAATCCCGGCACGGTCGCGGGTCTCGGCGCGCCCGAGGCGACCTGGGCGCTGGGGGATCTCGACCGCATGTCGTTCGAGATCCGGCCAACGCCGGAAGAGGCAGCAGCCGGAATCGAGTGA